The genomic segment CTCTTTCAAGTAAAATGTTCTttgtgtaatgttcctaagatctgttattagtcatgtgagttgagatgggtgtgtcttggctataaattatactaagaactgttttgtaagcattcagagaattcatttatagacactgaattgatcggagagtcacagggctatggtgaagctcatataattaaatatGTACTTTATAATatactctgacttgtgtgtggtttgctctctcaatgttcagtaaatacaggaaattacctGTACAATGCACATGTCCCTTTCCTTTGAACCACCTTCAGTGTATTGATAAGACTCATTTAATCAAGCATCTGTCATTAGGGGAAATGTGCATGGCTCTGTATACAGAGCCTGTTAAGGTTATTGAGAACTCAAGATGGATTATTCTGAATGCTGACTCACCTCAATAGGAAGTGTATTGTAGACAGTTACAAAGTGGTCAGCTGCTGTAGAGATGCCAACCATGGCCGCAGTTCTTTCTGGACGAGCTATAGCTGCCAGGCACATCAGCCAGCCGCCCATACTGGAGCCAACCAGAATCTGCAATATCAGAACAATTAGCTAGATCAGAAATGATCTTCTAAATGACAGCACTGATCTCTCTAGTGTCAATTACACATGCCGGAGGACCCAAAGTCTTATTATACAACTGAAGCCCAAGTCGAGGTATATTAACCCTAAAATCCTGTATATTAACCCTAAAATTGTTAACTCAGTGGACAATTCGCAACGGAATATGTAACAGTTTTACATCAACTACCATCCCAAATGGTTATACACTATTATACAATAGACTGTGCAGGTCTATTTCAGCTAACAATACTTTGGATTACACTGGCTGATTAGAATTTGTCTCATCATAGAAACAGAGGGGAACTACTTACTTGTGGCCCCTCCACAAGCTCGTCCAATACATATAGAACATCCCTCTTCCAAGTGCCAACAGTGCCATCTACTATTTCACCTTCAGAAGACCCACAGCCTGTATAGTCAAACCTGGAAAGACCAAGTACATCTGCAGCAATTGGTTTTCCTGACTAATTGAAGGACTGACATACTGGTATGCATGAATgagactattttttttaaatagttgaAAATACTATAGCCAACTTACCTTAGGTAGGAGTGGCCTAGTGACTGGCAGAACTCCTCAAGGGCTTCTGCTTTCTTCCCACCCATGTTTGAGGCAAACCCCGGCAAGAACACTACCCCTGGGCTCTTCCCCTTCACTTTTCTATAAGCCAGTTTCGGCAAGTCTGGGCGTGTAGCATAATGCACTGTAGACTTGTGTCTCACTCCTGTAAATCAGAAACATTACATGCTTCCCCAACCCATTAGCTAGGTCAATCATGCAATACATGATTTCATGAGATTACAATGATAGCCATGTGGTGCAAGGGTGATTTACAACGGTTTTGTTTGTGACTCCAATATTGATTTGATTCTTGTTCGACACCTCTGACCAATCATACTCTGTTCTGACAGATGTAGATATTACTTAGCTTGTTAACCCTCATTAGTTAGCCAATACTGACAAATAACTGTTGGCGAGTTAGCTCCAGGTTCCCATTAACAGGGTACTTTCTCGTAAATACCTAGTTAGCTATCTATTTAGGGTTGAGCAGAAAAAGACGATGTAGCCAAGCCATGCATTATATCAAATTAGCCAACTACTGTAGTTCGCTAGCTGGGCTAGTTGGCCTTGCTTGGCTGGGCTAGTGTTACAGTTAGTTTGTTAAATAACTAGTTAACTAACGTTAACGTAGCTAACGCCAACAGACTTTGTTTTTGAAGCAATGATTTCGTAGAAATAACATTCGTTTGAAAATCTGTCTAGTTAGCTAGCCAGTAGACGTTTTTCGTTAAGGATTTAGCGATTggttaattagctagctagttaactcaTTGTATCGTTAATTTCCTACAGTGGTGTAGCGACACACCCCCTGACGTTTTATGGAAGTCTGCATTACTCAAAGTGTAATAGTTGGGACATGAATTAAACACTTTTAGCTAGTACTCACCTGAAAACATAATATCTTGTCTTTTGACATTTAATTGGAAAACCCTGCTGAAACGCCTTACTAGAATATACGCTATCGCCATTCTGACAACAGTCCGACCTTATTGAACTAGCTGGTGTATTTGAATGACACTGACTGATTAGCTAGTCAGCCAGCGTTCCAGTTCCGGGTCCTATCAACCCCTGCGCTGGATGAACAAAACAAATACAGATacagaaatatacaaacaagagtacataaacctaacagacaggggtattacatatcaaaatacattttttaatttgtCAAAAAGTTTTATGGTCCGTATTGCTTTTAGTTTTTTACATTTACTGATAGAattgaaatattattttgaaattatCTTAAATAATGTGAAGAGGGGTTTGTTCTCTGCCCACTTCAGTTTATGGCTAAATAATCTTCCATTcaaaataaacaaatgaacaatgaaagtTAAGTCAGGTCGTTAATAATAGTCGTTAAATAATAACTACTAATAACTAATCATTAGTAGTTTCTAATAATAGTCGTTTCTTTTAAAATAAAGTCTTCTAACTCACTCCAAACTCTTCTGACATAAGAACAGTCTCAAAATAAATGGTCAAGATTTTCTGGGTCACaaccacaaaatacacatttgttatcaaCAGCTATTTTGAATCTGTGTATAATAAAGGTCTTTACAGGGTAGATTCTATGAATGAGTTCGTATGATACTTCACCTTATTAGATTTACGGTATTTGACCGAGGTAAAGACCGTTTTAAGTTGGATATTCGACGGATATTCGCCTGTAGTATTCCTTACGTTCACCAACAGTAGTTAGGGACCATCAACATAGTGACAATTCAACATTTTCAATTATCAATAGCTCTTTAACCATTACTCCTAAAACGTTCAAAACTGGTTGTAGCTAACCCGatggcatagacacacattgcacacacTTTTATTTTGTCAATTTACATCTGGcactattttaaatgatttatttacaaatttgaatttcaatagctctttgGTCATAcgacctactgacttcaaacaaggttcagaatgttcaatgactacccttctatattgcacaccctttaatTTGTCCATTTTCGTCTCACATGATTTTACATGAATTATTCtacattttaaatgtcaatagctccttggtcatgtgacctactgacttaaaacaaggttcagaatgtaccctcagtgggcctacacattgcacaccctttagttggcccattttcatctcacacgttTTTACATGCATTTTGatgtcagtaggtcacatgaccaaggagctattgaaatttgaacGTTTGACAAATTCATGTAAAATtgagtgagatgaaaatggacaaactaaagggtgtgcaatatagaagggtattcagtggacattctgaaccttgtttgagtcaagtaggtcacatgaccaaggagctattgaaattcgaaTGTAAAAAAGGTTTGTACCTAGTTTACGCTCCCTAACTAATTAAACTAGGAATAGAAAATGCTGctcacatttccacatgtttattagctTTGGAAAGCAAATGTATGTCCAAATCGTGATAATAAGACCTGTGCAATGATGTGCgcaatttttccaacatcatGACAGTTATTTGGAGTCTGTGGCTCAAATGGTTTGAAAGCTATTGAGGTTTGAAAGCGCGAATATCTGTTGAATATCCAACTTGAAACTGTCTTTTCCTTGGTCAATATGCCAGACAACAACAAAACTttgttccagttcacttgtcctagtgCTGTATTCCAGTACATTTTAGCAGAGGGAATAGTAACATCTTGACATAGTTTTCTTATATACATGTTATTACATTTATAGTTTAAAATATGAATTCTTTCTAGCTGTATTGAGGCTACAAAATCCTCAACAGTTGCACTTGGAgtattgttatattctcctaaatGAAGAATAGCACCTTTAGGGGCAGCTCTAACAACTATTTGGAACTCCTCAGGAGTGAATGTAACATTGTGTGTTCTCATGAATTTTGGATAATCAAATAGTTATACATCATTATTCAATAATTGTTAAACCCAGATAATGCTGTTGTCAAACCAGTTCttgaaaaacatgtattttatgtctttattattcCAGATTGTATATCTATGTGGGGAAAAATACACAAGGTTCCAAGTTAGAAGTACTTGTTTATGAAAGTTAACAAGCTTATTAATAGGGATCTTACCCACATAAAAGTTTCATTTGAGTAAGAATTCTAGACCACCAatctgttggaatattaaattaGGGATTATATTCTAAATGCAATCATTTCTTGAATCTTTTTGGATCCATTTGATCTTAAAGATTATATTATAAAGATTAGGTTTTAAAATCCAGAGCATTCAACCCTCCCTCACGTTGGGTGCTACATATTACCGCTTTTCTTAATGAGGTTTATTCCTCCATATGAAGTTAAATAATTTAGTATCAAGCATTGTAGTTAGAGGAACATCCAATACAAGGGAGGTATAAACTCATCTGGACAGACCTTCAGAATTTTACAAAAGTACACATCCAGATAAAGATCTCTTAATAACCAGGAGTTAAATATCTTTCCAATTTTCTCTACAATAGGA from the Oncorhynchus tshawytscha isolate Ot180627B linkage group LG33, Otsh_v2.0, whole genome shotgun sequence genome contains:
- the LOC112231211 gene encoding palmitoyl-protein thioesterase ABHD10, mitochondrial-like; translated protein: MAIAYILVRRFSRVFQLNVKRQDIMFSGVRHKSTVHYATRPDLPKLAYRKVKGKSPGVVFLPGFASNMGGKKAEALEEFCQSLGHSYLRFDYTGCGSSEGEIVDGTVGTWKRDVLYVLDELVEGPQILVGSSMGGWLMCLAAIARPERTAAMVGISTAADHFVTVYNTLPIEVRKEIEEKGQWVVPTKHNEEGSITFTTEFLKEAEQHCVLQSPIPVTCPVRLIHGMKDQDVPWHVSMQLAERVLSNDVDVILRKHGQHRMAEKEDIKLIVYTIDDLIDKLTTLV